The DNA sequence tagatcaataggtaccgctccagcgggaaggtaacagcgctccatgcagtcatgctgaccacatgaccttggaggtgtctacggacaacactggctcttcggctaagaaatggagataagcaccaacccccagagtcagacatgactggacttaacgtcaggggaaacctttacctttttattctttCATACATTACATAAACATCGTAACTCTCAGTAATGCAGTTTTAATACACAGAGCAGCCAAGCACTACCAGCAGGTGAAGCCAAACTTCTTGCCTCTCGGTCAATCATGgttgaaggaagggggggggggagaaagaggtgTGGCCACTGCTCTTTAAATTCATTCTAAAATGATCTTAAAAGGACACATATGGGCTTAAAGTTACAAAACAATTCTGATCATTATTTCAAAAAAGAATTTGGCATTTGCACTCACTCTCTTTGATCCCTGACAAGTTTGCAATTCTACAAGCCACTGCAATACAAAAAATACTTAAGACAGTTCCATAGACTGCCAGGCTCATAAAAACTGCATGGTAATCAATAGCACTACATAGAACTCGGAAATATCAATTCTTTGCTCTTTATCATAGTTGAAATTGAGCCTCTGCCCCTTCTGATATTTTTTACTTGAACCTCCACAATCCCTTATCATTGGCCATGCTTGCAATATATTTAGAGAGCTGAAGCGCAAAAGATCTGGAGGGCTCTTATCTCTTCTTCTAATCTATGCATTCAGACTCTTCTAAGTGAAGGATGCATATAATCTGAGCAGTGCAACATCTGgggaaatttgtgtgtgtgtgtgtgtgtgtgtgttacctgGAAGGTAAAGTAATATTGTTAGGTTTATGAAACAAACTTCAGCTTATGAAGCAAACATGGCCTAAAGCATACTAGAGGATTAAAAAAGTAAAGGAAAACCTTGATAAACTATACTGTGAGGCCTAGCCATAATTCATACTGAATCTCTTCTGTCACAAAGTCACATTTTGATACCTATTATCACGCTTTTTTCCACTTCCCTTTTTATAAACAGATTTTGCATGCGCTTAGACTCAATTAAAAGCAGCTGAATAAAGTGTTGAATCTAAGAAACTGCCCTTCATTCTATAAATCGCAAGCTATATTTCTGCAttatacaaaagaaaaagaaaaaaagagggggacgACTAAAGACAACCTTTCTCCATTTTGTTGTCCTTCATAGCGCAGTCAATGTTTAAGTCTATCTTTGTCTGTTATAGTCTTCCACCAAATACTTATAGGTTTGCTTCTAGTTATGAATAATATGAATTAACCTTTATAAGCAGCCAGTTCTGTATGTTGTACTATCAAATTTGAATAGTACAACATAGAAACAAATTTGAACAAGAGCTTTCTCActgagaaaatgttatttttccagATATTATATTCTACCATTTTATGTTCCAcatttcttttctcctcccccttATTTAACTTTTCTGCAAGAATCAAATTATTCATTTAAGATACAGttcaaaattatattatatattttgcttttgctAGACATAATCTAGTATTCTGCTTAGTCCATGACATTTTCAGACAGTGTGGTCACAATAAGGTATATCTTAAATGCCATGTGTTATCATGATTTTATAAGCTTTTTTATCATATATTCCTGTCTGACTGAGATGGTCAAGAGCCAGCAAGGTTGGCCAGCTGTAGATATGTTGAATTCAAAACCTGCACAGTCAACCTTTTCTGGAGTTGTATTCATAAATTAGGAGAGATCTGATTTTATTGAACCTTGACACTTTTCTCAGTTTGCCCATTTCCTAACTCCTTTAGAGTGTTTCTTGTAGCAGATCTTAGCCAACAGTAGCTGTTCtactagaacagtgtttctcaaactgtgctccatggagcccttagGACTCCGTGAAACACAGTTAGGGGCTCTGCAGGGGGATGATGCTCTCTGCTGTCGATACCACCTACGAGGCCTCCCCGCTACCGCTTtgactgtgattttcctgcaaggcagaaggaggttggactggatggaccctgGATTGctcctgttgttgctgttgtcattgttgttgttgttgttgttgttgtaaaggccgggtggccatctgtttggaatGCTTTGACTAtgattttcctgcaaggcagaaggaggttggactggatggaccctgGATTGctcctgttgttgctgttgtcattgttgttgttgttgttgttgttgttgttgttgttgttgtaaaggctgggtggccatctgtttggaatGCTTTGACTAtgattttcctgcaaggcagaaagaggttggactggatggcccttgggttgctcctgttgttgttgttgtttagaagTTCCAATATATTTCAGTTTTGCTGTTGTCACAGAACATTTATAATATTAggcattatattttatttgtagtttctTACAATGACAAACATTATTTCTTGAAATAAGGAGTTCTTTTCTAAGTAGATTAGTGCAACGGCAGACTAGTATGAAAGCAGGAAAGAAGAGGCTGCTGTTAATTTTGAAATCAGGAACTTTTGGACTGTTTCATGTCAGAAATGACAATTGTATATAGAAAATAACTATCCTGTAAACATGGGGAAATATTCATATCAAAATCAATGGAAAGTGTAAGACTTCGCTGAGTCATTGTGAAATGcccattttatttgttttcctttttgtttaaTAGGGGAAAGGCTCTACAAACTGTAAGTGAATGAATTAGATCATAAAATCAaacaataattatattaatttttctttaaaagatcAAAAAACCAATGGAAGAAATATGATTAAATTGTTTAAAAACTGAATGATTTATAAGTGATCAAGAAAGTTactttattatttcatatcagTATCAAAATGAAGAATAGAAAGtattacagatatatatatatatatatatatatatatatatatatatatatagagagagagagagagagagagagagagagagagagagagagagagagagagagagagagagagacttattatcatttttaaattTAGAATATTTAATTCTTGGAGATGATCCCACTGAAATGTGCAGTAGCATTGTTTGCACAAAAGGAAACTTGACCTAGAATGTTCAATGTCTCATTCCTGGCAAGATGACAAATCTTCATGGCTCTGCCTCCTTGCCACATGTAGGTCTTCACACCAGTCTCTTGCTCCCATTGCCACTGTTCCTCTTCTCATGCTACAGTTGCTGTGGTGGTAAATGAATCATTGTGGTGTCTCAATTGCACTGCATAAGAATCAAGGATGCCTTGACAAGACATCTGGAAACAGTTAATAATGCAATGTAGTGATTGTTATGAATCACTAGTGAAAGATTTGTACTGAACAGTGGTGGATCATCAGGGGTCAGATGCCTACACCATCTCTAAAAATGTTTTGTGCAGAAAGTAACTGCTGGAATTCTATTGCAGCCTTATATCTTCAAAAATTGATTTACATCTGCAGGAGTCAGAATAATGCTCATTGGTGCACCATGCCCTCACAATGTGCACTGTGCACTACAAATCATTCGCTGATAAGAACAGATACtgcacttgatcttagccaaaaggccgagaactGCTGTACATAGAGCACCAAACTAATGTGATTAGTTCTCCTAATACATTACAAATTATAATTATTCCTCCTCCAAAATCATGGACTGAAGTGCCATGATATTGCCTCTGTTCAATGGCCATGCTTTTACTCCATGAAGCTGTGTTGTAGAGTTGATATATTAATctattgtgattgttatgtattttatattgttgtattttatactgtgtattttgttctgtgtattttataccgctttattttattgtatgttgttgggcttggtccccatgtgagccaccccgagtcccctcggggagatggggcgggatacaaaaataaagttgttgttgttgttgttgttgttgttgttattcacatTGGGTACTGTTGCACACCTTTGCAATTCAGCAAAGTAGTTTCTGCTACATTTCTAGGCATATGTAAAGTTACATAATATGACTGGTCATATAGAATTACAGCAAATAGCATTTCAAATAGAACAAGTTATTAATGAGTTACTTAGGATACACTGGACTGGTCTGGAGTGGAATAATCCAGATCAGCCCCACAGGAGTCCACACAGACAGCTTCTATGTTTATGTGGAGCAGCATTTAACCTGATTCAGTTACACTAGATGTCCACCCTTACCATCCTCATCTTAATGCTGTCATAGCACCAAATTACTTCTGATTGTCATTTGTTACCTTTGCTGACACTTGAAAAAGTGCCAGCATGAcctagaaagggggggggggagtaggatcactcttttcctttcccccttacCCTCTCTGAAATGAAGAATATGAAGCCTGAGGAAAGCAGGATGGCCCAACTATTTAAACTATTCTTAAATAATGGAAAGTCCAGTGTATTCCCCAACTTTGACTAATGTGGTGCAGGACTGTATTTAGTGGCCTTGGCCAGCATGGAGGTCAAATCAGCTCTGTGTGTCATGTGGACAATAGGGAGTCCATTCACTCTTGCCCTGCATTATTTGGCCCATATAAATGGGCCCTTAGTTAGCTATtgcaatctggaaaaaaaaatcttcaaatttgTTTTTGATACCCctcagaaatatatatttaacatAAATATACTTTTGTGCGTCTGGTCAAGTTGTCGTAAATATATGAAAAATTCAAAGTCAATCATCTGCTTCATTTAGAAACCTTGTTAGCCACTTTACTTAGCTAACAAAGAATAGATTTACATCCAAAATGAACTAACTCCAGTCATTGTCATCTTTGTTATAAATAATCAGTTACCCAATTTTGCTTACCTGCATGATATAAATAGTCTACATGTGTGAACTCGGGCTGTGCAAAATGTTCATAACTCATTGTAACtcggatcaaatttgttagaTCCGTACTTATGATACAATCTCTGATGCACAAGCAATTGTTCGTGCCAAAAAATTAAGAATCGAAACTTTAgcctagtatttttttttaaaaaaaacaacaacattgtaatTCTCTGTGATGCAGTTTTAATTAACAGAGCAAGAACAAGCACTACTGGGAGCCAAAGCCAAGCTTGTtaccatgcctctcagccaatcagggctaagggaggggggaaaggaggcagAGGCAGAGCTGCAGTCATGGCTCTTCACATTCCCCAGTACCATGCTGTACCCTCCACTTGTTaggggaaagagagaggagcTGCATGCTGGGTTAGCTTTCCGAGCAGGCGGGCAGGCATAGGGAACAGGGTTACACCAGAGAAGACAGAGGAGACTCCATTAGCTGCTGCTTAGCTTATAGCTTACTGTAGCTGAAGGTGATTCTTCACGctggggagagagaaggagagagaagcttTGCACAGTGTAGAGAAACTGAGACAGGCACTGACAGGCAGGGACTtgcttattctttttttctttttttgccttatgactgttttatatttttgttgcATTTTAGGGAATCTTAGATGTTACTGCCTGGGCTATATTGCTCTCTGTCTGCCATGTGTGAATAGAGCCAAAAAGTACACAACCATTTTTTTCTCCCAGCTACAACTTGCCTTGGCAGCATTTTCTAGCGCCAGTGTGATCTCTGTGTGCATAATCCAGCAAAAAAGCACACAACCACATAATTAACTCGGGCACAAGTTGTCTTAGCTGTTTTTTCTAGAACTAGTgtgatctctctgtgtgtgcataatccagcaaaaaacacacaaccactTGTTTAACTCTGGCACAAGTTGCCTTAGCTGCATTTTCTAGAGCTAGTGTGATCTCTGTGTgcataatgcaaaaaaaaaaaaaaaaaaaaaaaaaaaaagaacacagcCACTTAATTAACTCAGGCACAAGTTGCTTTAGCTGTTTTTTCTAGCGCTAGtataatctctgagtgcataatCCAGCAAAAAAAAGCACACAACTTTAACTCTggcaatgttctgaaacttggggcttgcttgcagtggtaaatgtgtgctgTCCTCCAAGTATGTCCAACacctcaccccaccccaccccaccccaccccactccagccagccatagaagttaaaaagttttttcttgacaaaaggtttttaaaattccccaaaaatcaggagatgtgctaatatttctgaaagttggcggGGGAGGAATGTTGCGCTGGTTATGTTGTATAATTGTAGAGAAATTCCAGGAcatatctcttttaaaaaaatggtaaaaaccgaagcaattctccaaaaatcaataGATGAGTGAAACGTTCTAAAAGATTTCAGTGGAGAGGAAGACTCATTAGAcaatttcttctcttcctccattATTCCATCCTAGAAGTGAATTCATGTTTTGCAATGAATCTATTCCTTCCTCCACACACTGCTCACATGAATGTCTTATTTGTCTGAACAGTTTCTTTTGGGAGAAGAAGTAAAGCCGTTGCCTATGTAAGTGGAAGTCATTTGCACAAGTAAGTCAACCACTGTAACAACTTCCCCAGATCACAGCATATATCCTATCGGTTTTGAGACAATGCCTAATGTGTCATTTGGAGTTGGCAGTGAGTCAGCCTAATGTGCCAATTAGTTAAGTTCCTTCTAAatttagcagcattttctgccCCAAGGTTACAGCACATGGGGCATAGTTCTAAGATACCATCAAGAAAATAAATCTGAGATCTGGTTGGATAATTAAGAGAATAGTGTGGACACACAGTTGGAATGGAATTTAATAACATCCAAAATAAACCAATGATTGAAAAAGAGAAGCTACAGTGACTAGCAGTAACAAACTCCCTATCTGTGGAAAAAAGAAAAGCCAAATAATTATTAGATAATCTACTCATGAACTCCAAATGAAGCCATACAGAACTATAACAGGGGTGGGGGCTATTAAATATACAGACATCTGTTCAGTTCAGCAAGTAATAAGGTAGGCTGCCTACAGTCAACTTGCGGTTTTTGATTTAGGCAGCTCCTAGTAGCATTATTATTGTCTTCTGCAGTAGATTTTCCGGCGGCTGGGTGCCCGGCCTCCTGCTTGTGTGGCTTCTTGGGGTCACTGTTCAGTCGCTGCTCCCGCTTCCCACCCCGGTGCCGCCATAAAGGACGTCCCGGGCTACCTGCAGCAGTCTCAGAGCTCGGGGCCAGGCCAGGCCGCCGTGTGCCACCGCCTGGAGGAGCTCTACAACAAAAAACTCTGGCACCAACTGACTCTCCAGGTTTTGGACTTTGTTCAGGACCCCTGCTTTGCCCAAGGAGATGGGCTTATCAAGTTATATGAGAACTTCATCAGTGAATTTGAACACAGGGTGAACCCTTTGTCCCTTGTAGAAATTATTCTTCATGTACTACGACAGATGACAGATCCTAATGTGGCccttacttttctggaaaagaccCGAGAAAAGGTGAAAAGCAGTGATGAAGCTGTGATTCTTTGTAAAACAGCAATTGGGGCTCTGAAATTAAATATTGGTGACCTGCAAGTCACAAAGGAAACCATAGAAGAAGTTGAGGAGATGCTGAATAATCTGCCTGGTGTGACATCTATTCATAGCCGCTTTTATGACCTCTCCAGCAAGTATTATCAGACAATCGGGAATCATGCCTCTTACTATAAGGATGCTCTaaggtttctgggatgtatagatGTCAGAGATCTACCAGTGGCAGACCAGCAGGAGAGAGCCTTTACATTGGGCCTGGCAGGACTCCTTGGGGAAGGAGTCTATAACTTTGGCGAACTGCTTATGCATCCAGTGCTGGAGTCTTTGAGGGACACTGACAGACAGTGGCTGATTGACACTCTTTATGCCTTCAACAGTGGCAATGTGGAAAAATTCCAGGCTTTGAAGTCAGCATGGGGCCAGCAGCCAGACCTGGCTGCAAATGAAGCTCTTCTGCTGCAAAAGATCCAGTTGCTTTGCCTCATGGAGATGACCTTCACCCGACCAGCTAACCACTGGCAACTCACTTTTGAAGAGATTGCTAAAAGTGCCAAAGTCACTGTAAATGAGGTAGAGCTGCTAGTGATGAAAGCGCTTTCAGTAGGTTTGGTAAAAGGCAGTATTGACGAAGTGGACAAAAAGGTTCACATGACTTGGGTCCAACCACGGGTGCTGGATTTACAACAGATAAAGGGCATGAAAGTCCGCCTGGAGTTCTGGTGCACAGATGTTAAGAGCATGGAGATGTTGGTGGAGCACCAAGCCCATGATATCCTAACATAAAGGACTTTGCACTGGCTAAGGGAATATCTTGTGCTGTTGCTGAAAGTGGCAGTGCCTGACCACTGACTCTGTACTGAATTCTATTAAAAGGGGGGCtaggggaggagggggaagaacTACTTTTCTGATGCTTGTACAGAGGACTAAGTGGCCTTTGCTGTATAACCCTTTGGTGCTTGGAGTCGGGAATTCCCTCTTAAGCACTAGcatttttattagtgctttccCATCCTGTTGTCACCAAAGGGGGGAGCTGAGGACTCCAAAACAGTGGATTAATCAGTCTTGGTGTGATGTTGCAGTGGAGGATGCTGGGGGGACTATGTGCTAAGGGGTGGAGGGCATTGGTTCAGCAGTGGGAGGGCAGCAAGTCTTCCATTTTGCATTAATTGTGCAGGAAAGAAAGGCCACCATTGACAGATATGGGGGAGGAGAGTGTGACCTTCCCCCTGCCAGCCCAAAGGCAGCATAACTGAGAAGACATGCTTCTTTCCCCTTGCCTCCCCCCTCCATTTTTTCAGTAGAAGCTGCTCAATCCCATCAATGTTTTCCAAGAAAGTCTTCTGCAGTGAAGATCTAGTCTATGATGATTGCGACTCTGCTGTTATTTACCTCATATTTTATTATAGCTAATACACATCTAAGTTAAAGGTTAACTCATCTTATTTTTCCAGCAAGTGGTTTTTATTGAAAACTGCATCCCATGACACTGAGTTAAAAGCCATGTAGTGAAGGGTTCATAAGCAATTGCACAGAGCATTAACACCTAATATAACATACAACTCAGTGAATAAAATATGAACAAGCACAGTCCACAATGCTAATTACCTCCCTAGAAGTAAAACTGAAAAATGTATCTGCaggtccagatctttcccagaCCTCCCTGCATGGCAACAGGTAATCAGTACCCAAAATTGGGCTTCTTTTTTACttttctggaatatgaccatacagcccagaaaactcacagcaacacaatttgCTTACTATTTTACCAAAGAAGAAGCAGTGAAATAAAGCCAATGTTTCTGCCATATCTAAATGTGCCAAGGCAAACATTGTTCTCTTTTTACCTAAATACTCCAATCCACAGGAATGCCCACTATTGTTAGCACTTCGTTACATGAACCCCCAGCAAACATATAATAATGCAAGCAAATAAGAGGTGGGAAGATTCTATAACAGAGTTCTCAAATCCATTTGTGGAGCTCTGTAGACCTCTATAATCTTCTTCACACTCTCAGTTCTGGGTGCAAGTTCTTGCCTGAGTCTCTCCTCAAATTCAAAATTGAGAAAACTACTTCCCTGTCCCTTCACTTGCTTAAGGTGCCAACTTCAAATAATTATTCAGAGATCAGTGCAAATTTTAAAACCTCCAGGGATTAGGTTTCATTTAAATAATATCAATATCTGCATAAACAAGCTATCAGTTTAGCAAAAATGATAATCTACCGGCAAACCTATGGATATAAACAGTCAGGTCTCACCACTGCACAGCACACCAATAAGACATACTTCAAGTAATCTATCATGTGGAATGGGGATAGAGTCTTGGGGTTGATATGGCACAGTAAAAACTGCCCGAccaaaacattttccatgttcttCTCCTTATTGAAATGAATTCAATTTGAGCAATCCCCTGGTGAATAATCCAAACTAAACTGCACTGCATTTCATCTCTTAGTCATAAGAATAAGCTGAGAATGCTGAATTGTCAGCAAATCTTTGATGTAAATCAGTGGTCACAGGAGAGTTCTTTAGAAGGTAGAGGAACAAAATAATGTAGCCATCAGCTCATCAaagaaaagctttttttttctttgaaagaaaTAGCTAACTTTTAACAAGCAGTCCCAGTACCATATAACGCTATGTCCTCATTATTGAAGGATACAATTGTTTTTGTTCACAGTagcttttaaaaacagtataatgAGCTTTAATTTATTCAAGGAAGTGGGTACAGCTCTAAAGTGCATAAATTAATAATCGACATACTTCCTCTCGCCTCCCCGCCCCCTTTGTTTGCTAGTTGATTTGTTTCTGTTGTCCTTGGCTTTTTACCTAAACACTCCAATCCACAGGAATGCCCATTATAGTTAGCACTTCATTACATGAATGCCAGATTGGATTCACCTTTTGCATTGTAATCTGTATAATGTGAGTTTCAGCGATTTAACTATTCACCCCTAAGggaaaaatatgtaaaatatgtaGAGAAGGCTAGATGAGGAAGTGCCTCAAAAAGCcaccatacacacacattttagtGACAGCAAGATATGAGTATTAACAACCATCTGGGTATTTAATTTGGTCACTTCAGGTCAGCTTCCTAGAAATTGTCAGTGAGAAAGCTGCAAGCCTaggtgtcagagacagaacgccaccaaaataagattcaacacagtttattaaagttacagaaccaaaaacgcccgtaaaagacaaagggctaggcaaagggCTTGCCTTCAgaggaaaagaaactaaaaaacgtttcaaaagataaaccggattaaactggagtttaatccgggttaaaccaaaaatgcttaattca is a window from the Anolis carolinensis isolate JA03-04 chromosome 3, rAnoCar3.1.pri, whole genome shotgun sequence genome containing:
- the LOC100562939 gene encoding 26S proteasome non-ATPase regulatory subunit 13-like translates to MANNFPQHNTPGEEINIIGHNSTEISWPSDMIGEGEIGQHNGSKDEILDNGEAEGGGDLSGEQHGQGKDESMDFETGAPKQIMNTSLGMDFPLWSAGCHYDHPFQVEQLAFDIKDFQLNRGRWTSKRGIRRSLAQILSRSLKEIKIKTISWLHKDFQSYDHLTRLITTFEDKRLIEELRALRSQLNSWGITIRRIFRRLGARPPACVASWGHCSVAAPASHPGAAIKDVPGYLQQSQSSGPGQAAVCHRLEELYNKKLWHQLTLQVLDFVQDPCFAQGDGLIKLYENFISEFEHRVNPLSLVEIILHVLRQMTDPNVALTFLEKTREKVKSSDEAVILCKTAIGALKLNIGDLQVTKETIEEVEEMLNNLPGVTSIHSRFYDLSSKYYQTIGNHASYYKDALRFLGCIDVRDLPVADQQERAFTLGLAGLLGEGVYNFGELLMHPVLESLRDTDRQWLIDTLYAFNSGNVEKFQALKSAWGQQPDLAANEALLLQKIQLLCLMEMTFTRPANHWQLTFEEIAKSAKVTVNEVELLVMKALSVGLVKGSIDEVDKKVHMTWVQPRVLDLQQIKGMKVRLEFWCTDVKSMEMLVEHQAHDILT